Proteins encoded together in one Telopea speciosissima isolate NSW1024214 ecotype Mountain lineage chromosome 6, Tspe_v1, whole genome shotgun sequence window:
- the LOC122665465 gene encoding putative nuclease HARBI1: MDIDHDEGDESLEMTIILAAIAVVIAVERYKKLFLVKGPYYNLTLHGTAETQLIIGATEKACRDMLRLRKRAFFSLIRLMWERGLLCDSKTVQVEEQVVIFLHTIAHNVKNRVMALRYGHSGETISRYFNIVLHAILKLYPVLLKPPSTTTPQRISKDRRRFYPYFKDCIGAIDGLHIPAWVTVDKHRRFRDRKGDISQNILAACNFDMKFTYILSGWEGSASDARILDHAIHKEGAGKLVVPQGKFYLVDAGFANQSGFLRPYRNVRYHLKEWNNSNLRPADKKELFNLRHSSLRNVIERSFSHLKSRFKILKTQAEYPFDTQANIVIACAILHNHILTQNSVEEEEAFLAQEDATVGPSSSAQPNQRCEADVEDDSDIDDESMDNVDCNQFREQLADNMWDDYVARVDDLVDDSVDDDDDDDMFDNPVNDADMFVDPVSDEE; this comes from the coding sequence ATGGATATTGACCATGATGAGGGTGATGAGAGTCTCGAGATGACAATTATCTTAGCGGCTATAGCTGTTGTCATAGCAGTGGAGCGGTATAAAAAATTGTTCCTTGTTAAAGGGCCTTACTATAATTTGACCCTCCATGGCACTGCTGAGACACAACTAATTATAGGTGCTACCGAGAAGGCATGTCGAGATATGTTGAGACTGAGAAAGAGAGCCTTCTTTAGCTTAATTCGTTTGATGTGGGAGAGGGGGCTTCTGTGTGATAGCAAAACAGTGCAAGTTGAGGAGCAAGTAGTGATATTTCTACACACGATAGCCCATAATGTTAAGAACCGAGTTATGGCTCTTAGATATGGCCACTCTGGTGAGACCATAAGTAGGTATTTTAACATAGTATTGCATGCAATATTAAAATTGTATCCAGTATTATTGAAGCCCCCAAGTACCACAACACCTCAGCGAATCTCAAAAGACCGCAGAAGGTTCTACCCATACTTCAAGGATTGCATTGGAGCCATCGATGGTTTGCATATCCCAGCATGGGTTACGGTTGACAAACATCGGAGATTTCGCGATAGGAAGGGTGATATATCTCAAAATATCTTAGCTGCTTGCAATTTTGACATGAAGTTTACATACATACTTTCTGGCTGGGAAGGATCGGCATCAGATGCTCGAATCTTAGATCATGCCATTCATAAGGAAGGAGCAGGAAAACTAGTGGTACCCCAAGGTAAATTTTATCTTGTCGATGCTGGGTTTGCCAACCAGAGTGGGTTTTTGCGACCATACCGTAATGTTAGGTATCATCTCAAAGAGTGGAACAACTCCAATTTGAGGCCAGCTGATAAAAAAGAGTTGTTTAACTTGCGACATTCTAGTCTGCGCAATGTAATTGAACGGTCGTTTTCTCACTTGAAGTCAAGATTCAAGATATTGAAAACTCAAGCAGAATACCCTTTTGATACGCAAGCCAACATTGTGATAGCCTGTGCTATTTTACATAATCATATTCTTACACAAAATagtgttgaagaagaagaggcttTTCTTGCGCAAGAGGATGCaactgtgggacccagttcAAGTGCCCAACCCAATCAGAGATGTGAAGCAGATGTGGAAGATGATTCTGACATTGATGATGAGAGTATGGATAATGTTGATTGTAACCAGTTCCGAGAGCAGCTAGCTGACAACATGTGGGATGATTATGTGGCAAGAGTTGATGATTTGGTCGATGATtctgttgatgatgatgatgatgatgatatgtttGACAATCCTGTTAATGATGCTGATATGTTTGTTGATCCTGTGTCTGATGAAGAGTGA